Proteins encoded in a region of the bacterium genome:
- the cysE gene encoding serine O-acetyltransferase, which produces MFARIREDIRTVFAKDPAARSTLEVLLCYPGLHAIWYHRVANWLWRHGLKLAGRLVSHWGRGRTGIEIHPGATIGRRFFIDHGMGVVIGETAEIGEDVLMYHQVTLGGTSLEKKKRHPTIRNNVVIGAGAKLLGAFEVGEHAKIGAGSVVIKEVPPGATVVGIPGKVVDEKKPRPDVDLEHAALPDPVAEAIGNVLASQENLQECFTRLQRSMSAMADTVGAVRNGQPKDTEDGE; this is translated from the coding sequence ATGTTTGCTCGCATCCGAGAGGACATTCGTACCGTATTCGCCAAGGACCCGGCGGCACGCAGCACCCTGGAGGTGCTGCTGTGCTACCCGGGGCTACACGCTATCTGGTACCACCGCGTCGCCAACTGGCTGTGGCGCCACGGGCTCAAGCTGGCCGGACGCCTGGTGTCGCATTGGGGCCGGGGCCGGACGGGGATCGAGATCCACCCCGGCGCCACCATCGGCCGGCGGTTCTTCATAGACCATGGCATGGGCGTCGTGATCGGTGAGACGGCCGAAATCGGCGAAGATGTGCTGATGTACCACCAGGTGACGCTCGGCGGGACATCGCTGGAGAAGAAGAAGCGGCACCCGACCATTCGGAACAACGTGGTCATCGGCGCCGGGGCAAAGCTGCTCGGCGCGTTCGAGGTGGGGGAGCACGCCAAGATCGGGGCGGGATCGGTCGTCATCAAGGAGGTGCCCCCCGGCGCGACCGTCGTGGGGATACCCGGCAAAGTCGTGGACGAGAAGAAGCCGCGGCCGGACGTGGACCTGGAGCACGCCGCCCTGCCCGACCCGGTGGCCGAGGCGATCGGCAATGTCCTGGCTTCGCAGGAGAACCTACAGGAGTGCTTCACTCGCCTGCAGCGGAGCATGTCGGCGATGGCCGACACCGTGGGGGCGGTTCGCAACGGGCAGCCGAAGGACACCGAGGACGGGGAGTAG
- the cysK gene encoding cysteine synthase A — translation MRILDNITEAIGNTPLIRLGKVGQGLPGQVLGKAEFLNPLSSVKDRIGLSMIDAAERDGKLGPGTTIIEPTSGNTGIALAFVCAARGYRLILTMPDTMSVERRQLVAALGAQVVLTPGAEGMPGSIARAKSLAEEIGDAFIPMQFDNPANPEAHRRTTAEEIWRDTDGEADALVAGVGSGGTLTGIAEALKARKPAFRAIAVEPSDSPVLSGGRPGPHRIQGIGAGFVPGVLQTELIDEIIQVTGDDAYAMARRLACEEGLLVGISAGANVHAALQVAARPESEGQLIVTILCDSGERYLSTDLFKTST, via the coding sequence ATGAGAATTCTGGACAACATCACCGAGGCCATCGGCAACACGCCACTCATCCGGCTGGGCAAAGTGGGGCAAGGCCTGCCCGGGCAGGTGCTGGGCAAGGCGGAGTTCCTCAACCCGCTGTCCAGTGTGAAGGACCGGATCGGCCTGAGCATGATTGACGCCGCGGAGCGGGACGGGAAGCTGGGTCCGGGCACGACGATCATCGAGCCGACCAGCGGCAACACGGGCATCGCCCTGGCGTTCGTGTGCGCCGCCCGCGGCTACCGGCTGATCCTGACCATGCCCGACACGATGTCGGTGGAGCGGCGGCAGTTGGTGGCGGCGCTCGGGGCCCAGGTCGTATTGACGCCGGGGGCCGAGGGGATGCCGGGGTCCATCGCGAGGGCCAAGTCACTGGCGGAGGAGATCGGCGACGCCTTCATCCCGATGCAGTTCGACAACCCGGCCAACCCGGAGGCACACCGCCGGACCACCGCTGAGGAGATCTGGCGCGACACCGACGGGGAGGCTGACGCCCTTGTAGCAGGGGTGGGCAGCGGCGGCACGTTGACCGGCATCGCGGAGGCGCTCAAGGCGCGCAAGCCCGCCTTCCGGGCCATCGCCGTGGAGCCGTCCGACTCACCCGTGCTATCCGGGGGCAGGCCCGGCCCGCACCGCATCCAGGGGATCGGTGCGGGCTTCGTGCCGGGGGTGCTGCAGACGGAGTTGATAGATGAGATCATCCAGGTGACGGGTGATGACGCCTATGCCATGGCCCGCCGGCTGGCGTGCGAGGAGGGCCTCCTGGTGGGCATCTCCGCCGGGGCGAACGTCCACGCCGCCCTGCAGGTGGCGGCCCGGCCGGAGAGCGAAGGCCAGCTGATCGTCACCATCCTGTGCGACAGCGGGGAGCGGTATCTGAGCACAGACCTGTTCAAGACCAGCACATAG
- a CDS encoding Rrf2 family transcriptional regulator, which produces MMRVSKRTRYGLRALSALAAAYGDGPLSLRAIAGEQYLPVKYLERLFVALKAAGLVRAVRGAGGGYALVRPPHEIRLLDVFEVLEGPPDPVECLQPTAVCPHEAACVTRDVWHEVSQAVSQVLADHTLADLVSQQHPCEERGTCRT; this is translated from the coding sequence ATGATGAGGGTCTCCAAGCGAACACGGTACGGACTACGGGCACTGAGCGCCCTGGCGGCGGCGTACGGCGACGGCCCGCTGAGCCTGCGGGCGATCGCCGGCGAGCAGTACCTGCCGGTCAAGTACCTGGAGCGACTGTTCGTGGCACTCAAGGCCGCGGGGCTCGTCAGAGCCGTGCGCGGCGCGGGCGGGGGGTATGCGCTGGTGCGCCCGCCCCACGAGATCCGCCTGTTGGACGTGTTCGAGGTGCTGGAGGGGCCGCCGGACCCGGTGGAGTGCCTCCAGCCCACCGCCGTCTGTCCGCACGAGGCGGCCTGCGTCACGCGCGACGTGTGGCACGAGGTGTCGCAGGCGGTGAGCCAGGTGCTGGCGGACCACACGCTGGCCGACCTGGTCAGCCAGCAGCATCCGTGTGAGGAGAGAGGAACGTGCCGAACATGA